TCGGCAGCGAAATCCGAGCCGGAAAAATCCGACAAGAAAGAAACCGCTCCGCCCGCAGCGACCACTCCGGCGGAAAAAGAGGTCAAACTGACTTCAGGCGAAAACGACATCGGCGTCAGCGCCATCGCGTTGGTGTTTGACCGTTTGTCAACCGACGCGCGCAAACGCGCGCATGATTCGGCAATGACTTACCTTGGCGAAAGCACGCGCCCGAATGATTTCATTGGCGTGTTCAACATTGATCTTTCGCTGCGTGTTTTGCAGAACTACACCACTGACAACCAATTGATCCGCGAAGCAATTGAAAAAGCCAGTTCAAGTTCTTCGGCAAACTTTGCCTCGCACGCGGAAGAAGCGCGCAGCCTGAACCAACGCATTGAACAGTTGCAAAAACAGGTTTCCAGCTCGGCGGCGACTGCCGCAGGTGGCGGCGGCGCTGGTGCAGCCGCTGCCGGTTCCGCTTCCGGCGAAGCGGGCGTGGATCTTCAGTTTGCCGAAATGACGCGGCGGACGCTGGAAACGTTTGAAGTGCTGGAACGCGACCAACAAGGCTATGCAACATCCAACGGGTTGCTGGCCGTGGTCAATTCCATGCGGAACCTGCCCGGTCGCAAAGCGGTCATTTTCTTTTCCGAAGGCTTGGCGATTCCGCCAAACGTCGTTCAGCATTTTCGTTCCGTCATCAACAACGCCAACAAACTGAATGTCAGCATTTACTCGATTGATTCCGCAGGGCTGCGCGCGACCAACCCGAACCAGGAAGCCCGCGACGAAATCAACGCGCTGGGTCGTCGCCGTGTTGACGCCGATCCCGGACGCCCTGAACTCGGTCGTCCGATGACGGCGATGTTGGAACGCAACGAAGATTTGATCAAACTCAATCCGCAAAGCGGACTGACGCAGTTGGCAGTGGAAACCGGCGGCGCGTTCATCGGCGACACCAACAACGTAGGCATGCGGTTGCGCCAGGTGGACGAAGACCTGCACACCTATTACCTGGTCAGTTACGTGCCGACCAATCAAAACATTGACGGCAAATTCCGCCAGATTTCGGTCAAAACCAAACACGACGATTGGGAAGTGCAAACCCGCCAAGGCTATTTCGCCGTCAACGCCACCGGCTATGTTCCGATGCTGTATTACGAATCGCCCGCGTTGGTTGCATTGAATAAACCGACCGCGCCAAACGCATTTCCGATGGATGCTTACGGCTTCAATTTTCCCGACACGACCAAACAACTTCGCACCGTTGTCGAAGTTCAAACCGCCGCCAATTCCTTCACCTTCACCGAAGACAAAGCCAAGAAAACCTTCAGCACCAACTTCACGATTCTGGCGCTGATTAAAGACCAGTCGAAACAAGTCGTCGGCAAACTCAGCCGCCAATACGTGCTGAACGGCCCGTCAGACAAAATGAAAGGCATGCAAAACGGAGCCGTGCTGTTTTACAAGGAAACCGATTTGCCGCCGGGCAAATACGAAGTCGAAACCGTCGCGTATGACGCGCCCACGGAAAAAGCCAGCGTGCGCCGTTTCAATTTGGAGGTTCCCGAAACCGACGAAAGCAAACTCCGTTTGAGCAGCATCGCCTTGATCCAGCGCGCCGAAAAAGCGCCCGCCGACCAAAAAGCCGAAAGCTTTTTCCAGTTCGGCGAAATCATGATCTATCCGAACCTGGGCACGGCCTTCAAAAAATCCGCGAAACAGCTCGGGTTTTATTTCGTGGTTTATCCGGCCAAAGGATCAAAGCCTGTGACCGAATTCACCTTGCAAGTCACGCAAGGCAAGAACACGGTCGCGGACTTTCCGCTGAAGCTCGGCACGCCCGACGCGCAAGGCCGCATCGCTTACGCCAGCGCGCTGCCGATTGAAAGCCTGAATCCGGGCACGTACACCCTGAAGATCACAGTAAAAGACGGCCAAACCAGCGTATCGCGCTTGCAAAACTTCACCGTCGAACCTTGAAATTGGAGATTGGTATGATCGTCTTTCGGCTTTCATTTCTTCTATGCCTGCTCTTTCTGGCGTCAACGAGTTCGTTTTCTCAAAGCCAGGACACTATCGAACTAAATGGCAGGGCAGAAATCCTCAGGGACACTCAGGGCGCACCACGAGTTGGAGTACCTAAAAAACCAAAGCTTTCAAAAGAAGCGAAAGCATATTTATCGCCGCCTGAAGATTTGGTGTTGTCATACAAAGATTTTCTCAAACAGAAAAACACTGGCATCGCCAAATTGCTGCCGCGTAAAGAGAAGAAATCGCAGATGATAGTGTCTGCTGAAAAACCGGAAGTCTATATTCCGTCACGATATGGTGGCGCGTCTTATTCATTTTCAACACGCAAGAACGATGACGATTTTTGTGAGGAAATCATTCTGGACAATGACATCTACAAATACCCAAGCTTACCTGGAACGGCTTTTTGGGTAGGCGGAGGTGGAGCTGATATAGGGCTGATCACGAAGTTAGGAAATGTAGACCTGAACGACATCATTCTGGAGCGCAAAGAGTCCCAGTTCTTAGCGAATATCATTCCTCCCGTTCAAGAACCGGTCGCACGTGAATACCAAAAGATGACGTTCACAGGTTTTTACATAGATGGAGTGTTTTACAAAAGGATGACCCAAGCTGAAGAAAACACGACTTATTTGCTTAGATCAATTCGCTATGATCGTGCCGATGTATTGGTCGCTTTCAGAACTATTCGCAAAGAATCAGACGGAAGTTTTGTGATTCTATGGAAAATGCTGGAAAAGAATCCCATTCCAGTGTTGAAGAAAAGGCCCTGCTATTTCGCCCCTTGCGTTTGATTTTGATGGTGGCCTTCTTGGTTGGCGCCGTTCTAACTCAAGATTATCCGAGTTCAAATCAGGATCAGTCCTGGAATCGGCGTTTGATAGGCGCAGGCGACTATCAAACGGTGCTGGAAGTTTCCGAGCGGATTGAAGTCGCGCGCAGAGGGAAAGAGGACAAAGACACTTTGCCGATTCTCAAAGAGCGCGCCACAAAAGACTCCTCTCCTGCTTCCGATGCGGAACGCTGGGAAAGCGGTGTG
This region of Acidobacteriota bacterium genomic DNA includes:
- a CDS encoding VWA domain-containing protein; translation: MKKSFLSLLLTGSLTISAPLGALCQNPAPQQQPQQVSIRSAEVLLDVVVKDKKGKFVKDLNSADLEVFEDGAKQQIESFRMVTRPSAAKSEPEKSDKKETAPPAATTPAEKEVKLTSGENDIGVSAIALVFDRLSTDARKRAHDSAMTYLGESTRPNDFIGVFNIDLSLRVLQNYTTDNQLIREAIEKASSSSSANFASHAEEARSLNQRIEQLQKQVSSSAATAAGGGGAGAAAAGSASGEAGVDLQFAEMTRRTLETFEVLERDQQGYATSNGLLAVVNSMRNLPGRKAVIFFSEGLAIPPNVVQHFRSVINNANKLNVSIYSIDSAGLRATNPNQEARDEINALGRRRVDADPGRPELGRPMTAMLERNEDLIKLNPQSGLTQLAVETGGAFIGDTNNVGMRLRQVDEDLHTYYLVSYVPTNQNIDGKFRQISVKTKHDDWEVQTRQGYFAVNATGYVPMLYYESPALVALNKPTAPNAFPMDAYGFNFPDTTKQLRTVVEVQTAANSFTFTEDKAKKTFSTNFTILALIKDQSKQVVGKLSRQYVLNGPSDKMKGMQNGAVLFYKETDLPPGKYEVETVAYDAPTEKASVRRFNLEVPETDESKLRLSSIALIQRAEKAPADQKAESFFQFGEIMIYPNLGTAFKKSAKQLGFYFVVYPAKGSKPVTEFTLQVTQGKNTVADFPLKLGTPDAQGRIAYASALPIESLNPGTYTLKITVKDGQTSVSRLQNFTVEP